One Mesotoga sp. BH458_6_3_2_1 genomic window, CCCTGCTGCAAAGCTCAAGGGCAGCCACCATTGATGATAGATTGTTTCTCCTGTTCCTAAATAGTGCCATGTTCAATCTATCTCTAAAAAGCACGTAGTTTGGAAGACCTGTTTCGCCGTCGTAGTGAGCGAGTTGTGCGATAGTCTGTTCAGCCAGTTTGAGGTCTGAGATGTCTTCTGCCACAAACAGAAAATACCTCTTTTCTGCAGCCATCAATCTCTTAATGTAGAATCTCAACCACCTTCCGCTCCGCTTCATGTGATGATACGTTGTAGAATCCTCAGTTGGATGCTTAAAGTCTCTTATTTTCTTGGTAATCTCCTCTCGACTGTGTTCTATCAATAGTGAGCCGCTATCATTCGAAAACACTACCTGCAAGCTTTCATCAAAAATCGCTATCGCATCTTCTATGTTCATCACAGCTTGTACCACAAGATCAGAGAAGTCTTCGGGAGAGTTTTCAGACATCATTCTCACACCACCTTTGTGCTTTCAACGTCTATATTCTAACCTTTGACATAGAAAATCAGACACTTGTTTTTGGAGGGTCTGTAGTATATTGGTGGGGAGCCAAGATTGAAAGTCATATTTGTGTGACCAATCGATAGAAGTTGACGAAGGAGAAGTGGACGATGAAGAGAAAGTGGAGTTTGATTGCAGTTTGCGCATTTCTATTTGGGCTCTTTCTTCTACAAGGATGTGACCGTTCAAAGATTGTGACTACGGTCACCACGGTAATCGACGGTGATTCCCTGACGGTAAGGGCTCTCGATGGCACTGTCAGACTCATAGGAATAGATGCGCCTGAGATCAGGCCGGGGAGCAAACCTGAGGGGCAGTTCGCAGAAGAATCGAGAGATTTTTTGGAGCAGATGATTCTTGACAGTGGAAAGGTTACTCTTGAACTCCACGGAAAGGACACTTATGGCAGGCATCTTGCCTATGTTTTCGATTCTAACGGCACATTTGTAAACGGAGAAATTGTGAGGCAAGGTCTGGCGAGACCTTTAACTTATGAGGAAACATCTCACTACTCATCGGAGATTAGAGATGCCTATAGAGAAGCTTTCAGTACCAGAAGAGGAATCTTCTCACTGTATGACGATACTCAAGTCTATGAAGCCTCCTTTGTAAGGAGAAACTTGAATTCATATAAGTCAGGAGGTTTCATGGGAAAGATAATTTGGATAGAATTCATCGTTACAGATATAAATGGGTTAAGTATCATCGGCGAGGATGTCGTTGCAAGAGTCAGGTCTGAAGACGCATCACTCTTCGCTCAGGGTTCAACTGATTTTCAGAGATTCTATAGAAAGAGAATTAGAGTCTATGGAGAAGTCTGGCAAGACTCTTCCGGGAAAGTTTTGATCCTCTTGAGAGACCCAGGAATAGAGATAACTGGCACATTCCAATTTGCGGGTGCCTCACCCCTTGCTGTTTTCATAGCTGCCTAGAGGCCTTTTTTAATCTTGGAAGAGGGAACTTCTTCGGCTACCGAATTGACAGTACAGGCAAAACATGAGAAAATATTACGCAAGTGAGTTGCGCAAATGATATGCAAAAGGGAGGTGCCTTTTGAGGAAATTGACATCGCTTAGGCGAGAAATCCTTGAGATAATTAACAATTCTGATGCGCCGCTTAATGCCGACTCAATCCACGAAATGCTCATAGGAAGTCCGAATCTCTCAAGCGTTTACAGAAGCCTTGCTTTTCTGGAAGAAGAGGGACTAATACGCTCCGTATCCTTTGAGTGTGAGACCAGGTTCTATTTCAGTCGTCAAAAGGAGCCGATTCATTTTCTGCACTGTAAGAAATGTCATAAGACAGAACCATTCTATGAGAGCATTTCGGACTCACTTGCAGAATCAGTTGCTGAAGATCGGGACTTTACGATTACAGGCCACGTTTTCTATTTCATCGGAATATGTGGAGAGTGCAAGAGAAAAATATTCTCTGATATCAAGGAGGGGAAGATTTGAGAAGTAGACCGATGATGATTTCAGTTCTGCTGATTCTTCTGTTTGCGGTAACCGCATTACCGCTGAAAATTGTTGCAACAATAAACCCTTACTATTTGATTTTAAAAGAAATTACCGGTCAAGAGGCCCAGGTTGATCTTCTTATTGGACCGGGTCAAAATCCTCACATATTTTCCCCAAAGATCTCCGACATAAGAAAGCTCAACGATGCCGATTTGGTGATTGCGAATGGTCTAGATCTGGAAGTTTTTCTTAAACCTTATCTTGAGGATTTAACTTCACGGGGGAAGACTGTTGAATATATGGGAAATCTCCTGCCGGATGAACTTCTTGTGGATGAAAATGAGAAAGACGATGACGACGAATCCGGACACCATGATAATCCTCACATATGGCTAGATCCGATTATTCTGTCGGACCATGTAGTTCCGATTCTAGTTAGAACATTGTCTTCTCTTGATCCTGGCAATTCCGAATTCTTCTCTTCTAACGCAGCGAGCTTGATCAAGAATCTCCAAGAATTCAGCGATCAAACAGCTTCATATCTGGAGAGGTTTAAAGGGAAAACTGTAATTGTAGCTCATCCTAGCTTCTCGTACTTTTTCAGAAGATATGGAATAAAGCTCGAGCCTGTTCTGGAGGGCGTTGGAGATGAGCCCACGATTGGGGAGATAATGAAACTAGTTGATTTCGTAAGGAGTCAGGATGTGATTGGGGTGTTTGCGGAATACCAGCATTCGAAGAGGGCAATAGATATATTGATGGATGAGACCTCTGTAAAACATGGAGAATTGGATAGTCTTGGTATTTCAACAGGCAGCATTATGGAATTGCTTCAGTGGAATCTAGCTGAAATGAAGAGGGTATTCGATGGAGAGTAGAATTCTCAGAGTGGAGAATCTAAGCTATAAGATTGGGAGTCACTGGATTCTCAGAGATGTTTCTTTCGAAATGTCTCGTAGAGAATTCGTCGGGATAATTGGACCGAACGGAGCCGGAAAGACAACTCTAATCAAGGCCATCGTTGGCGATCTTAACGATTATTCGGGAAAGATATTTGTTTCTGGCAGAATAGGATACTTGTCTCAGAATCCTGAAAGAAAACGCGACTTTCCCATAAGAGTAAGAGAAGTGGCCGGAATGGGACTTTACGGCGAACGCGGAGTTTTGAAATCATTAAGAAGAGGCGATTGGAGGAGAGTGGAGGAACTCCTCGAAACAGTGGGAATACTGGATCTGAAAGATAGGAAGGCCGGTACGCTATCCGGCGGCGAGTATCAACGATTAATGCTAGCGCGGGCATTGGCCTCCAATCCCGAATTACTAATACTTGACGAGCCTGAAGCCGGTGTGGACGAGATGGGAAAAGCTTCTTTTTACAGGCTTCTGGATTCTCTAAAGAATGAGAAGAATATGGGAATATTGATGATAAGCCACGACATTGGAATGGTTTTTGAAGCATGCGATACTGTGATGTGTATCAACAAGACTCTTCATTGCCACACAGCTGCGGACAGAATCACGCCTGAAGAGCTTCGGTTAGCATTCTCCAGTGATTTCGATCTCTTCATAAGATCTAGGGACCACTTCGAGAGGGAACATAACATATGATTCAAGATTTCATTAAAGACATTATAGAATACTCCTTCCTCAGAAACGCGATATTTGCCGCGATTCTCGTAAGTGCGCTTACGGGTCTTTTTTCAAGTGTAGTAGTGCTAAGAAAGATTGAGTTCATTGGAGACGGTGCAGCTCACGCAACTTTTGGAGGTATTGCTTTCGGCTTGCTTCTAGGGACTGACTATGTATTTATGGCTGCGATCACGGCCGTGGTTTTTGCTGTTGCAGTAAGCTATTTTACGAGAAAGAATAAGTTGTCTGAAAGCAGT contains:
- a CDS encoding Fur family transcriptional regulator, translating into MRKLTSLRREILEIINNSDAPLNADSIHEMLIGSPNLSSVYRSLAFLEEEGLIRSVSFECETRFYFSRQKEPIHFLHCKKCHKTEPFYESISDSLAESVAEDRDFTITGHVFYFIGICGECKRKIFSDIKEGKI
- a CDS encoding metal ABC transporter ATP-binding protein: MESRILRVENLSYKIGSHWILRDVSFEMSRREFVGIIGPNGAGKTTLIKAIVGDLNDYSGKIFVSGRIGYLSQNPERKRDFPIRVREVAGMGLYGERGVLKSLRRGDWRRVEELLETVGILDLKDRKAGTLSGGEYQRLMLARALASNPELLILDEPEAGVDEMGKASFYRLLDSLKNEKNMGILMISHDIGMVFEACDTVMCINKTLHCHTAADRITPEELRLAFSSDFDLFIRSRDHFEREHNI
- a CDS encoding PAS domain-containing protein → MMSENSPEDFSDLVVQAVMNIEDAIAIFDESLQVVFSNDSGSLLIEHSREEITKKIRDFKHPTEDSTTYHHMKRSGRWLRFYIKRLMAAEKRYFLFVAEDISDLKLAEQTIAQLAHYDGETGLPNYVLFRDRLNMALFRNRRNNLSSMVAALELCSRGGTSTIEESTILDMTDELMKGIRKSDTLCRFSRREFLLLAEDLKDQRSASTILRKALDSFEKWKAVIGELSLELKSGFVLLPRDGVDPEQLVNKAFEFMQNRVPGK
- a CDS encoding metal ABC transporter substrate-binding protein, whose translation is MRSRPMMISVLLILLFAVTALPLKIVATINPYYLILKEITGQEAQVDLLIGPGQNPHIFSPKISDIRKLNDADLVIANGLDLEVFLKPYLEDLTSRGKTVEYMGNLLPDELLVDENEKDDDDESGHHDNPHIWLDPIILSDHVVPILVRTLSSLDPGNSEFFSSNAASLIKNLQEFSDQTASYLERFKGKTVIVAHPSFSYFFRRYGIKLEPVLEGVGDEPTIGEIMKLVDFVRSQDVIGVFAEYQHSKRAIDILMDETSVKHGELDSLGISTGSIMELLQWNLAEMKRVFDGE
- a CDS encoding thermonuclease family protein, encoding MKRKWSLIAVCAFLFGLFLLQGCDRSKIVTTVTTVIDGDSLTVRALDGTVRLIGIDAPEIRPGSKPEGQFAEESRDFLEQMILDSGKVTLELHGKDTYGRHLAYVFDSNGTFVNGEIVRQGLARPLTYEETSHYSSEIRDAYREAFSTRRGIFSLYDDTQVYEASFVRRNLNSYKSGGFMGKIIWIEFIVTDINGLSIIGEDVVARVRSEDASLFAQGSTDFQRFYRKRIRVYGEVWQDSSGKVLILLRDPGIEITGTFQFAGASPLAVFIAA